Proteins from one Saccharomyces eubayanus strain FM1318 chromosome XI, whole genome shotgun sequence genomic window:
- the DRE2 gene encoding electron carrier DRE2, translating into MSEFKTGLLLIHPAVTTTPELVENIKTQTASKGIKFEDQFLINKLNDGSVKLENNKYETIQYLTPEAPNGIIFPKKLISVLADSLKLNGSLMGLSDAYKVDALINGFEIVTKPDYRWVKKDVSNLNQTVSIPLKDRKQAGNTKLPTFKKAESSSHKLPSFKKAGDTKLPAFKKADDAKVPFFKIADEPKVFKVEDDLIEDSDDDEISSDSSKAQYFDQVDIDNDSIEEEDLIDEDDSSKPMITMITCGKSKTKKKKACKDCTCGMKEQEEQEINDIRSQQDKVVKFTEDELTEIDFTIDGKKVGGCGSCSLGDAFRCSGCPYLGLPAFKPGQPINLDSISDDL; encoded by the coding sequence ATGTCGGAATTCAAAACAGGCCTACTTCTAATACATCCAGCCGTCACCACAACACCGGAGCTGGTGGAGAATATCAAGACTCAAACTGCGTCCAAAGGAATCAAATTTGAAGACCAGTTTTTAATTAATAAACTAAATGATGGATCTGTAAAGTTGGAGAATAACAAATATGAAACTATTCAATATTTGACGCCCGAAGCTCCCAACGGCATCATTTTCCCCAAGAAACTCATCTCTGTTCTAGCTGACTCATTGAAATTAAATGGCTCACTGATGGGCTTAAGTGACGCTTATAAAGTGGATGCACTAATTAATGGCTTTGAAATAGTTACCAAGCCAGATTACCGTTGGGTTAAGAAGGACGTTTCCAATCTGAACCAAACAGTCTCCATACCGTTGAAGGATAGAAAGCAAGCTGGTAATACCAAATTGCCAACTTTCAAGAAAGCTGAATCTTCAAGTCATAAGTTACCTTCATTCAAAAAGGCAGGGGATACCAAGCTACCCGCATTCAAGAAAGCAGACGACGCTAAAGtgccctttttcaaaatagcTGATGAACCAAAAGTCTTTAAGGTCGAAGATGACCTAATTGAGGATAgcgatgacgatgaaatATCTAGTGACTCTTCTAAAGCTCAATATTTTGACCAAGTTGATATCGATAATGACTccatcgaagaagaagacttAATTGATGAGGATGACTCTAGCAAACCCATGATTACCATGATTACATGCGGCAAATCCAAGactaaaaagaagaaagctTGTAAGGATTGTACTTGCGGTATgaaggaacaagaagaacaagaaataaatgACATAAGATCTCAACAGGATAAAGTTGTCAAGTTCACTGAAGATGAGTTGACTGAGATCGATTTCACTATCGATGGGAAGAAGGTTGGTGGCTGTGGCTCTTGCTCTCTAGGCGACGCCTTTAGATGCAGCGGGTGTCCTTATTTAGGTCTGCCTGCTTTCAAGCCTGGCCAACCTATCAACTTGGACAGCATCTCCGATGATTTGTAA
- the AIM29 gene encoding Aim29p produces the protein MEPNKRLKMTTTYKDYDMEEPLTSNARPLKNSVITIRIIKSFPYRNVKNIVLHDYDLAEKTARDLFNDVLNKIQNEGSLRPFRNVAYDTLKIYTHAHGSKTVNLVINFDHDDDWILDLEDDKKKLFKYGIENETELSLFNKDDYLRFKENPEEKW, from the coding sequence ATGGAACCGAATAAGCgtttgaaaatgacaacAACCTATAAAGACTACGACATGGAGGAGCCATTAACCTCAAATGCCAGGCCGCTAAAGAATTCTGTGATTACAATtagaataataaaatcGTTCCCATATAGAAATGTTAAAAACATAGTGCTGCATGATTACGATCTTGCAGAGAAAACCGCGAGGGATCTGTTCAATGATGTTTTAAACAAAATCCAGAATGAAGGTTCATTAAGACCCTTCCGTAATGTTGCATATGACACtctaaaaatatatactcATGCACACGGTTCCAAGACGGTTAATCTTGTTATTAACTTCGACCACGACGACGACTGGATTTTAGACTTGGAAGAcgacaagaagaaactatTCAAATATGGGATTGAGAATGAAACCGAGCTGTCATTGTTCAACAAGGATGATTACCTCAGGTTTAAGGAAaatccagaagaaaaatggtGA
- the SIS2 gene encoding phosphopantothenoylcysteine decarboxylase complex subunit SIS2, whose amino-acid sequence MTAIASTNGKHDPDHASNQPIECPRFSRGQKEIVLDHEYIKGKDSIVNSPVSGRQSVSPTLSNATATTTKSIMNAIGTSGAVVSNTPEPGLKRVPAVTFSDLKQQQKQDSLTQLKIESEKAKTPNNGSVSTPASVVGSTAAIPNSSATPRTVQVPGSPLVNEMKDPTPKLDSTISILDPIKPDKIAASSTPINKESDEVTAITPTHTTVSNEDSISNISMQTHARSTPEDTPVKQSVIPSIIPKRENSKNLDPRLPQDDGKLHVLFGATGSLSVFKIKPMIKKLEEIYGRDKISIQVILTQSATQFFEQRYTKKIIKSSEKLNKLSQYESIPTTPVTPTPTPGQCNMAXVVELPPHIQLWIDQDEWDAWKQRTDPVLHIELRRWADILVVAPLTANTLSKIALGLCDNLLTSVIRAWNPSFPILLAPSMVSSTFNSMMTKKQLQTIKEEMSWVTVFKPSEKVMDINGDIGLGGMMDWNEIVNKIVMKLGGYPKDNEEDDEDEDDEEEEEEETEDNKNEKNNDEDDDDDDDDDDDDDDDDDDDDDDEEEEDEDEVETPVLADKH is encoded by the coding sequence ATGACCGCCATCGCTTCTACTAATGGGAAGCACGACCCGGATCATGCAAGCAACCAACCTATAGAGTGCCCAAGATTTTCCCGTGGACAGAAGGAAATTGTGCTTGACCACGAATATATTAAAGGGAAGGACTCGATAGTTAACTCTCCCGTCTCGGGAAGACAGTCTGTGAGCCCTACGTTGTCGAATGCTACCGCAACTACTACAAAATCCATCATGAACGCCATAGGAACTTCAGGTGCTGTGGTAAGTAATACTCCGGAACCTGGTTTGAAAAGGGTTCCCGCTGTAACTTTCAGTGATCtgaaacaacaacaaaagcagGACAGCCTGACTCAACTAAAAATTGAATCAGAAAAGGCTAAAACTCCAAACAACGGCTCGGTATCCACTCCGGCCTCCGTCGTCGGCAGCACCGCAGCTATACCGAACAGCAGTGCCACTCCGAGAACAGTACAGGTACCTGGTTCCCCGCTTGTCAACGAAATGAAAGATCCTACACCTAAGCTGGATAGTACTATTAGTATACTCGACCCTATTAAGCCTGACAAAATCGCCGCCTCGTCGACGCCGATAAACAAGGAAAGCGATGAAGTTACCGCTATAACCCCCACTCATACCACAGTTTCAAACGAAGATTCAATAAGTAACATTTCGATGCAAACTCATGCACGATCTACCCCTGAAGATACTCCAGTAAAGCAATCAGTCATTCCTTCCATTATTCCCAAGAGAGAAAATTCCAAGAACCTAGACCCCAGGTTGCCTCAAGACGATGGGAAATTGCACGTACTCTTTGGTGCCACAGGTTCATTATCCGTATTTAAGATCAAAccaatgataaaaaaattagaagaaaTTTACGGTCGTGATAAGATAAGCATTCAAGTGATTTTAACGCAGTCCGCAACACagttttttgaacaaagaTATACTaagaaaatcatcaaatctTCAGAGAAACTAAATAAGCTTTCACAGTACGAATCTATTCCAACAACTCCAGTAACGCCAACGCCAACACCTGGTCAATGTAACATGGCTYAAGTCGTAGAGCTTCCCCCACACATTCAACTTTGGATAGATCAAGATGAATGGGATGCATGGAAACAGCGGACTGACCCCGTACTTCATATAGAGTTACGCCGTTGGGCGGACATACTAGTAGTAGCTCCGTTAACCGCGAACACCTTATCGAAGATTGCTCTGGGGCTTTGCGACAATCTTCTAACAAGTGTCATCAGAGCTTGGAATCCAAGTTTCCCAATTCTTTTGGCGCCTTCCATGGTAAGTAGTACCTTTAATTCtatgatgacgaaaaaaCAGTTGCAAACAATAAAGGAGGAAATGTCTTGGGTTACTGTTTTCAAGCCCTCTGAAAAAGTTATGGATATAAATGGCGATATTGGACTTGGTGGTATGATGGATTGGAACGAAATTGTTAACAAGATTGTTATGAAATTGGGAGGATATCCAAAGgataacgaagaagatgacgaagatgaagacgatgaagaggaagaagaagaagagactGAAGACAATAAGaacgaaaagaacaatgatgaagatgatgatgacgacgacgacgacgatgatgatgacgacgacgacgacgacgacgacgacgacgatgaagaagaagaagacgaagacgagGTAGAAACTCCAGTTTTAGCAGATAAGCATTAA
- the ECM4 gene encoding S-glutathionyl-(chloro)hydroquinone reductase produces the protein MSKQWASSNNGAFKRQVSSFRETISKQHPIYKPAKGRYWLYVSLACPWAHRTLITRALKGLTSVIGCSVVHWHLDEKGWRFLDMGKQLGDENDFLEHWHDAAGGIKTAKDDTSTSFASIKNDSQRFMVDATNEPHYGYQRISDLYYKSDPQYSARFTVPVLWDLETQTIVNNESSDIIRILNSSAFDEFVDEKYKKVDLVPEHLKPEIDAFNSWVYDNINNGVYKTGFAEKAKVYESEVTNVFEHLBKVEKILSEKYVDLKAKNGGVDGKQNIFAVGDQLTEADIRLYTTIIRFDPVYVQHFKCNFTTIRDGYPFTHLWLRNLYWNNDAFRYTTDFDHIKLHYTRSHTRINPLGITPLGPKPDILPL, from the coding sequence ATGTCGAAACAGTGGGCGAGTAGTAACAACGGAGCTTTCAAGAGACAAGTGTCGTCTTTTAGAGAGACAATCTCCAAGCAGCATCCGATTTATAAGCCTGCAAAGGGCAGATACTGGCTGTATGTCTCATTGGCCTGCCCATGGGCGCACAGAACGCTGATCACAAGAGCTTTGAAGGGGTTGACTTCTGTTATAGGATGTAGTGTGGTCCACTGGCATCTGGACGAGAAGGGGTGGAGGTTCCTTGACATGGGAAAGCAATTGGGAGATGAGAATGATTTCCTAGAGCATTGGCACGATGCCGCTGGCGGAATCAAGACTGCTAAAGACGACACTAGCACGAGTTTCGCCAGCATCAAGAACGATAGTCAAAGATTCATGGTCGACGCCACCAATGAACCTCACTACGGTTACCAAAGAATCAGTGATCTATATTACAAGAGCGACCCTCAATACTCGGCAAGATTCACCGTCCCTGTCCTGTGGGACCTGGAGACTCAAACCATCGTCAACAATGAAAGTAGTGATATCATCCGGATATTGAACTCTAGTGCGTTTGACGAATTCGTCGATGAAAAGTACAAGAAGGTGGATCTTGTTCCTGAACATCTCAAACCCGAAATCGATGCGTTTAATTCCTGGGTCTAcgacaacatcaacaatgGTGTATACAAGACTGGGTTCGCAGAAAAGGCCAAAGTTTACGAAAGTGAAGTCACTAACGTGTTTGAACATCTGRACAAAGTGGAGAAGATTTTAAGTGAGAAGTACGTGGATTTGAAGGCTAAAAATGGCGGTGTAGATGGCAAGCAAAATATCTTCGCCGTGGGAGACCAATTGACAGAAGCCGACATCAGGCTGTATACTACTATCATAAGATTCGACCCTGTTTATGTTCAGCATTTCAAATGCAATTTCACTACAATCAGAGATGGATACCCGTTCACTCATCTATGGTTGAGAAACTTGTACTGGAACAACGATGCCTTTAGGTACACTACGGATTTCGATCATATCAAGCTGCATTATACGCGTTCCCACACAAGAATCAACCCCTTAGGAATCACACCTTTGGGCCCCAAGCCAGACATTCTACCTTTATAG